Within Microbacterium oryzae, the genomic segment CCAGTGCGGGCGACACGGCTCGCGGCTCGGAACCGTGTCGCCCGCACTGGCGAACGTGGGGAGGTTACTCGCAGCCGACGCCGTCGCCGTCGCGGTCGAGGTGGCTGCCGTAGCCCGGGTCGCCCACGCGCACGGGTGCGGCGCCCGCGTTGCGCGCCTCGGTGCAGTTCTTGTAGTACGCGCTCGGCTGCGCGGGCTCGGCGACCGGCGGCGCGGCCTGCTCCGGAGCGGCGGCCTCGGGAGCGGGAGCCGCGGCGACCGGCTGCGAGGCGAGCTCGTCGTACTCCGCCGTCTTCGCGTCGAGCGCGGCGGTCTTCGCGTCGAGCTCGCTGGTGAGGTCGGCGGTCTGGCCCTCGAGCTCGCTCACCTGCGCGGTGAGGTCGGCGGTCGAGTCCTCGGCCTTGGCCAGCGCGGCGACGGTGTCGGCGTGCTCGGCGTCGAGGGCGTCGTACTCGTCCTGGATGGATTCAAGCGCGCCCAGACGCTCGTCCATCGCGGCCTTGGTCTGATCGAGCTCGGCGACCTGCGCCGTGAGCTCGGAGTTCTCGGACGAGCTGCCCGCGGTGCCGAAGCCGGCCCCGAGGATGAGGCCTGCGATGGCGGTGACCGTCGGAACGAGGAACTTCTTGAGATTGCGCTTCTTCTTCGCAGGAGGTGCTGCGGGCGCGCTGAAGTCGAAGGTGGGTGCGGACATGGGTGACTCCGTCAGGGATCGAGCGAAGGCCGCCGGGGGGAGCGGCCGGAAGATTGCGTCCGGAAACGGTCCGGTCGCATTCCTTTGAAAATATCGCGATACCGTTAGAGGGCGCTACAGGCAGGAATGCCATCCTCGGCTCCGTCCGAGAGGTACCGAGGAAGCGCTCGCCAGTGCGGACGACACGTTTCGGGGGCGTTAGTCGTGTCGGCCGCACTGGTGAATCCCCGGACCCGCTCAAAACGCGAGAACCGCACCACGGAGCGGACCGGCCCCGCACTCGGTGGTGCCGAACCCGCGGAATAACCCAGCTATCCGCGACAAGGGCACCACCGAATCGGATGGTCGCGGCTTCGATGGTGCCTAACTCGCGGATACGCGCTTCAGAACGCGAGAACGGCACCACCGAGCGGACGAGCGCCGCACTCGGTGGTGCCAAACTCGCGGAATGGCCCCGCTATCCGCGACAAGGGCACCACCGAATCGGACGGCCCTGGCTTCGGTGGCGCCGAACTCGCGGATACGCGCTTCAGAACGCAAGAACCGCACCACCGAACGGACCGGCCCCACACTCAGTGGTGCCGAACTCGCGGAATCGCGCCCCGGCCATCCGCCGGCGCCCCGCGCTACTCCCCGCCGAGGTTTCCCGACAGCCGGCCGTGGAAGTCCTGCGTCGAGGTGTTCATCCCGACGATCTCCACCTCGACACCATGGCGCGCGTACTTCGTCTCGATCGCGTCGAGCGCCGCAACCGACGAGGCATCCCAGACGTGCGAGCGCGACATGTCGATGACCACGCGCTTCGGGTCGTCCGCGTAGGAGAACTGCGTCGTGAGGTCGTTGGACGAGGCGAAGAAGAGCTCGCCATCCACCTCGTAGCGGGCGACGCCATCCGCCACCGTCCGTCGCACGGTCGTGAAGTGCGCGACGCGGCGCGCGAACAGCACCATCGCGAGCAGCACTCCCCCGCCGACGCCGACGGCGAGGTTGTGCGTCAGAACGGTCAGCACGACCGTCAGCACCATGACCGCGGTCTCGCTCCGGGGCATCCGCCGCAGTGTCGAGGGTCGGATGCTGTGCCAGTCGAACGCGGCCACCGACACCATGATCATGACCGCGACGAGCGCCGCCATCGGGATCAGCGCGACGACGTCGCCGAAGAGCACGACGAGCACGAGCAGGAACGCTCCGGCAAGGAACGTCGAGATGCGCGTGCGGGCGCCCGCCACGCGGACGTTCATCATCGTCTGCCCGACGACCGCACAGCCGCCCATCCCGCCGAAGAACGCCGACGCGAGCTGCGCGGTGCCCTGGCCCCACGCCTCGCACGTCTTCGACGAGTGCGAGTCGGTGATCTCGTCGACGAGCTTGGCCGTCATGAGCGACTCGAGCAGGCCCACCGCCGCGACGCCGATCGCGTACGGCGCGATGATCGCGAGCGTCTCGCCGGTGAGCGGCACGTTCGGGATGAACAGCGACGGCAGGCTCCGCGGCAGCGCGCCCTGGTCGCCGACCGTCGGGATGTTCACACCCGCGACCACGACGAACACCGTCAGCACGATGATCGCGATGAGCGGCGCGGGGATGGCCGTGGTCAGCTTCGGGAACGCGAAGATGATCGCGACGCCGACGACGATCAGCGGGTACACGAGCCACGGGACGTCGATCACGTGCGGCAGCTGCGCGATGACGACGAGGATGGCCAGCGCGTTCACGAAGCCCGTCATCACGCTGCGAGGGATGAAGCGCATGAGCTTCGCGACGCCGAAGACCGCGAGCAGGATCTGGATGACGCCCGCGAGCATGATCGTCGCGATGAGGTAGTCCACGCCGTACGTCGGAGCGACCGGGGCCACGACGAGCGCCACAGCGCCGGTCGCGGCGGAGATCATGGCCGCGCGTCCGCCGACGATCGAGATGACGATGCCCATGATGAACGACGAGTAGAGCCCGACCCGCGGGTCGACCCCGGCGATGATCGAGAACGCGATCGCCTCGGGGATGAGCGCGAGGGCCACGACGAGCCCGGCGAGCACCTCGCGCGTGAGCGTGCGCGGTGAGCGGATGGCCTGCAGGACCGTGACGCCAGAGGACACCGTGCTCCTTCGAGAACGTGCGCGAGGATGGGAGCGGCCGAACGGCCATCCCCAACCCTACCGTAACGTGAGGGTTGCTGCCGACTGGAGAGGACGTCCGTGACCGCGACGATGCACATCGGCGAGCTCGCCGACCGCTCGGAACTGTCGCTGCGGACCATCCGCCACTACGACGAGATCGGGCTGCTGAAGCCGTCCGCCCGATCGGATGGCGGCTATCGGCTCTACACGGAGCGCGACTTCGAGCGCCTCATGCTGATCCGACGCATGAAGCCGCTCGGCTTCGCGCTGGAGGAGATGGGCGAGCTACTCGCGGCGACCGACGCGCTTGAGGCAGACCCGGCGGATGGCGCTGCTCGCGCGCGCGTCGACGCCTTCCTCGCCGAGGCGGTCGAGCGCCGCGCCAAGCTCGAGCGGCAGCTGGCGGCGGCGGACGAGTTCATCGCGCGGCTGTCGGCGCGGTAGGGCCGCCGCCGACCCGACCCCGGCCATCCGCCCCACCGCACCGCCCCACCGAACCGCCGCACACAGCAGAACGCCCCCGACCCGAAGGTCGAGGGCGTTCCGCTGAAGCGAGAGTTACTTCGCGTCGGCCTCGGGAGCGTCTGCCTCCTCGGCAGCCTCCTCGTCGCCGGCCTCGTTGTCGACGAGCGCCTCGCCGAGCTTGTCGTCGGCAGCAGCACCCGCCTCTTCGACCTCGGCGGGCTCAGCCGTCTCGTTCTCGTTGGCGACCGGAGCCGCCGACTCGGCGGGGGCAGCCGGCTCGGCCGAAGCGTCGGCGGCAGCAGCCTTCGACGACGTCGACGAGTTCTTCGCCTTCGGGGTGACGGGCTCGAGAACGAGCTCGATCACGGCCATGGGGGCGTTGTCGCCCTTGCGGTTCCCGACCTTGGTGATGCGCGTGTAGCCGCCCTCGCGCTCGGCGACGAGCGGAGCGATCTCGTTGAAGAGAACGTGGACGACCGACTTGTCGCCGATCGTCGACAGCACGGTGCGACGTGCGTGCAGGTCGCCGCGCTTCGCCTTCGTGATGAGACGCTCAGCCAGCGGGCGGAGGCGCTTTGCCTTCGTCTCCGTGGTCTTGATGGACTTGTGCGTGAACAGAGCCGCTGCGAGGTTCGCGAGAAGCAGACGCTCGTGGGCGGGGCCGCCGCCGAGGCGGGCACCCTTGGTGGGCTTAGGCATTTCGTGTTACTCCAGTATCAGGACGGGAAGTCGGGTCAGAGGGACTCTTCGTCGTAGCCGCTGTAGAAGCCGGTGCCGTCGAAACCGGGCACCGAGTCCTTCAGCGACAGACCGAGCGAGACGAGCTTGTCGCGCACCTCGTCGACCGACTTCTGACCGAAGTTGCGGATGTTCATGAGCTGCGTCTCCGAGAGGGCGACGAGCTCGCTGACCGTGTTGATTCCCTCGCGCTTGAGGCAGTTGTACGAGCGGACCGACAGGTCGAGGTCCTCGATCGGCATCGACAGCTCGTTCGAGAGCACGGTCTCGACCGGCGCGGGGCCGATCTCGATGCCCTCGGCCTCGACGTTCAGCTCGCGGGCGAGACCGAACAGCTCGACGAGCGTGCGACCGGCCGAAGCGACGGCGTCGCGCGGCAGCATCGAGGCCTTCGTCTCGACATCCAGGATCAGCTTGTCGAAGTCGGTGCGCTCACCGGCACGGGTGGCGTCGACGCGGTAGCTGACCTTGAACACCGGCGAGTAGATCGAGTCGACGGGGATCTGGCCCGCCTCCGCGTACTCGTTGCGGTTCTGCGTCGCCGAGACGTAGCCGCGGCCGCGCTCGATCGTGAGCTCGAGCTCGAACTTGGCGTCCGAGTTGAGCGTCGCGATGACGAGCTCGGGGTTGTGGACCTCGACGCCGGCCGGAGCCGAGATGTCGGCGGCCGTGACCTCGCCCGCACCCGTCTTGCGCAGGTAGGCCGTGATCGGCTCGTCGCGCTCGCTCGAGACGACCAGCTGCTTGATGTTGAGGATGATCTCGGTGACATCCTCCTTCACGCCGGGGATGGTGCTGAACTCGTGCAGCACGCCGTCGATCCGGATGCTCGTGACCGATGCACCGGGAATCGACGAGAGCAGGCTGCGACGGAGCGCGTTGCCGATCGTGTAGCCGAAGCCGGGCTCGAGCGGCTCGATGACGAACCGGCTGCGGAACTCGGAGATCTTCTCCTCGGTGAGGGTCGGACGCTGTGCGATGAGCACTATGTGTTCCTTTCGATCAAGTGCCCGCTATATGACACTTGCGTGGATGAGAGGTCGTGAGGGGTACTCGGCACCCAGCTCGCGCCGGGCGTGAACGGCGAATGCGCCGGGGTGCTCGTAACGAGCACCCCGGCGAAGTCGGTTCTCAGACGCGGCGACGCTTCGGCGGACGGCAGCCGTTGTGGGCCTGCGGCGTCACATCCTGGATCGACCCGACCTCGAGGCCGGCGGCCTGAAGCGAGCGGATCGCGGTCTCGCGGCCCGAGCCCGGGCCCTTCACGAACACGTCGACCTTCTTGACGCCGTGCTCCTGCGCCTGACGCGCAGCAGCCTCGGCAGCGAGGCCGGCAGCGAACGGCGTCGACTTGCGCGAGCCCTTGAAGCCCACGCCACCCGACGAGGTCCAGCTGATGACAGCGCCGGACGGGTCGGTGATCGAGACGATCGTGTTGTTGAACGTCGACTTGATGTGGGCCTGGCCCAGCGCGATGTTCTTCTTTTCCTTGCGGCGCGGCTTGCGCGCTGCGGACTTCGGTGCAGCCATGTTGTTCTCCTAAACCTATCCGCGCGCCTTAGCGGGCCTTCTTCTTACCGGCAACGGTGCGCTTCGGACCCTTGCGCGTACGCGCGTTGGTCTTCGTGCGCTGACCGCGGACCGGGAGACCGCGACGGTGGCGCAGACCCTCGTAGGAGCCGATCTCGACCTTGCGGCGGATGTCGGCAGCGACCTCACGGCGGAGGTCACCCTCAACCTTGTAGGTGCCCTCGATGTGGTCACGCAGCGCGACGAGCTGGTCGTCGGAGAGGTCCTTCACGCGGACGTCGGGGCTGATGCCCGTGGCCGCGAGGATCTCGTTCGAGCGGGTACGGCCAACGCCGTAGATGTACGTGAGTGCGATCACCACGCGCTTGTCGCGCGGGATGTCGACGCCGGCAAGACGTGCCATGCGGTTCTCCTGTTGCTATGTGGAGGTGTGGAGCAGGATCGGTGCCCGGGCCTCCGCCCCGAGGTGTCCCCCGCCTGAGCGGGTTCTGATCCTGCCGAATTCAGTTGCCGGTATCGGCCGAGCTCAGCCCTGGCGCTGCTTGTGGCGCGGGTTGCTCTTGCAGATGACCATGACGCGGCCGTGACGGCGGATCACCTTGCAGTGGTCGCAGATCGGCTTGACGCTGGGGTTGACCTTCATGATGCTTCCTATTCGCTGTCTTCGTACCGGCGTCGCCTCGCGACGCAGCCGGTCGTTACTTCTCGACCGGTCAGCGGTAGCGGTAGACGATGCGGCCGCGCGTCAGGTCGTAGGGGCTGAGCTCCACGACCACACGGTCTTCGGGGATGATGCGGATGTAGTTCTGCCGCATCTTGCCGGAGATCGTTGCGAGCACCTTGTGCCCTGCGGGCTTGTCGAGCTCGACACGGAACATCGCGTTCGGCAGCGCCTCGACGATGGTCCCCTCGGACTCGATGACTCCGTCTTTCTTCGCCATATCCTCGCTCGCGCTTGCTGCAGACCGGTCGGTCTGCGGTGGTTGGGTGATGGTGCCGGATGGCCGTCGGAACGACACGCCGGAATGAGGCGCAAGGCACCAAAGATCAATGGTATGTCACGTCGGGCGTGTCGGCAACCTCGGCGTGTCGGATGGCCGGGCCGGCTTCCGCGTCGCGGGCGGCGGGGCCATCCGGACTAGCGCTCGGAACACTAGGACTAGTGCTCGTCGCCGAGGCTAGCGCTCCGAGCACTAGTCTCGCCGACGAACGCTAGCCTCGCGCGAGGCTAGTGCTCCGAACGCTAGTCCGGTGCCCGCCCGCGTGCCCGCCCGCGGTGCCCGCCGCCGCCGCGACGACGACCCGCTACTTCGCGAGCAGGGGCTCCAGGTCCGTCTCGGGGCCCTGGAACGTCAGCTGCACGAACTCGTCGTTCACCATGATCGTCGGCGTCGAGATGCCACCGGCGCCCGGCGCGATCGGGGTCTCCTCGGTGCGCTCGGCGACGTAGTCCGAGTACTCGTGGTCGGCGATGCACGACGCGGCGTCGCCGGCGCCGACCTCGTCCGCGAACTTCGCGAGCTCGTCGTCCGACAGACCCTTCGACGACTCCGCCGGCTGGTTGTCGAACAGGCGGTCGACGTACGAGTAGAACGCGTCGGGGTTCGTCTCGGCCACGCAGTACGCGGCGCTCGCGGCGCGGGTGGAGTACTGCGTGCCCTGCGAGGCGTTGTCGAGGATCGAGATCGGGTGGATGACGAGGGTCGCCTCGCCCGCCTTCACCTTCTCGCCGACGTACTCGCTGTAGCCCTCCCAGTACTGGCTGCAGTACGGGCACATGAAGTCCACGTACTCCTCGATGACGTCCGGGCCGTCGCCGATGCTGATGCCGCCCGTCTCCTCGTTCACGACGCCGGCGGCCGGAGCCTCGGCGGGCGCGGTCGCGGCGTTGTTCATCGTGACGACGAGCGCGCCGACGCCGACGATCGCCACGACGACGATCAGGGAGATGACGATGGCGAACCAGTTCGTCTTCTTGCCAGGGGTAGCCATCATCACGTCAGTTCTCTTTCGAAAAGGTCAGGCGAGCGGGGCGGGGACGACGCCGAACGGGGCAAGGCCCGCGGCTCCGCCATCGGGCGCGGTGAGCACCCAGATGCCGCCATCATGCACGGCGACACTGTGCTCCCAGTGGGAGCCGTCGCTGCCGTCGACGGTCGACACGGTCCAGTCGTCGTCCTCCACGAAGACGTCCTCGGAGCCCGACGTCATCATCGGCTCGATGCACACCGTGAGCCCGGGGCGCACGTCGGCGCCGCGCTCCTCGGTGCGGTAGTTGAAGATCGACGGCGCCTCGTGCATCTTGCGTCCGATGCCGTGGCCCACGTAGTCCCGCAGGATGCCGGCCGGCTTCCCCGACGACAGCGGGTTCGCCTCGATGTGGTCCTGGATGGCCGCGCCCACCTCGCCGAGGTGGCTCGCCGTCGCGAGGGCGGCGATCCCCGCCCACATCGACCCCTCGGTCACGCGAGAGAGCTCCTCACGGCGAGCGGCGACATCCGGGTCTCCCCCGGGAACGACGATCGTGATCGCGGAATCGCCGTTCCAGCCATCCGCCGTCTCGGCCCCGCTGTCTATGGAGACGATGTCACCCGGCTGGATGACCCGCTCCCCCGGGATGCCGTGCACGACCTGGTCGTTCACCGAGATGCAGGTGGTGTGGCGGTACCCGCGCACCATCTGGAAGTTCGAGCGCGCGCCGCGGCCGGTGATCACCTGGTTCGCGATCGCGTCGAGCTCGCCGGTCGTCATGCCGGGTCGGATGGCCCGGCGCACCTCGTCGAGGGAGGCTGCGGTGATGAGGCCGGGTGCGACCATCCCCCGCAGCTGCGCGGCGTTCTTGTAGGGCGAGCGGCGGAACACGCTCACGCGGCCACGCGCACGATGCCGCGCGCCTCGAGGGCGTCGAAGATGCGCGCGGTGATCTCGTCAAGCGAGCCGACGCCGTCGATGCGGTCGACGATGCCGCGCTCCCCGTACACGTCGAGGATGGGCGCGGTCTCCGACTCGTAGATGTCGAGGCGCTTGGAGATCGCCTCCTCCGTGTCGTCGCTGCGGCCCTGCTCGGCGGCGCGCTTGGCGATGCGGGCGATCGACTCCTCGCGCGGCACGTCGAGGAGGATCACCGCGTCGAGCTGCTCGCCGCGGTCGGAGAGGAATGCGTCGAGATCGCGCACCTGCGCGGCGTTGCGGGGGTAGCCATCCAGGAGGAAGCCTTCGGCCGCGTCGTCCTGCGCGAGCCGGTCGCGCACGATCTCGCTGGTGACCTCGTCGGGCACGAGGTTGCCGGCGTCGGTGATCGCCTGCACCTTGCGGCCGAGCTCGGTGCCCTGGGCGATGTTCGCCCGGAAGATGTCGCCCGTGGAGACGACGGGGACGTCGAAGGCCGAGGCCACGAGCA encodes:
- a CDS encoding excalibur calcium-binding domain-containing protein, whose product is MSAPTFDFSAPAAPPAKKKRNLKKFLVPTVTAIAGLILGAGFGTAGSSSENSELTAQVAELDQTKAAMDERLGALESIQDEYDALDAEHADTVAALAKAEDSTADLTAQVSELEGQTADLTSELDAKTAALDAKTAEYDELASQPVAAAPAPEAAAPEQAAPPVAEPAQPSAYYKNCTEARNAGAAPVRVGDPGYGSHLDRDGDGVGCE
- a CDS encoding SulP family inorganic anion transporter; its protein translation is MSSGVTVLQAIRSPRTLTREVLAGLVVALALIPEAIAFSIIAGVDPRVGLYSSFIMGIVISIVGGRAAMISAATGAVALVVAPVAPTYGVDYLIATIMLAGVIQILLAVFGVAKLMRFIPRSVMTGFVNALAILVVIAQLPHVIDVPWLVYPLIVVGVAIIFAFPKLTTAIPAPLIAIIVLTVFVVVAGVNIPTVGDQGALPRSLPSLFIPNVPLTGETLAIIAPYAIGVAAVGLLESLMTAKLVDEITDSHSSKTCEAWGQGTAQLASAFFGGMGGCAVVGQTMMNVRVAGARTRISTFLAGAFLLVLVVLFGDVVALIPMAALVAVMIMVSVAAFDWHSIRPSTLRRMPRSETAVMVLTVVLTVLTHNLAVGVGGGVLLAMVLFARRVAHFTTVRRTVADGVARYEVDGELFFASSNDLTTQFSYADDPKRVVIDMSRSHVWDASSVAALDAIETKYARHGVEVEIVGMNTSTQDFHGRLSGNLGGE
- a CDS encoding MerR family transcriptional regulator — its product is MHIGELADRSELSLRTIRHYDEIGLLKPSARSDGGYRLYTERDFERLMLIRRMKPLGFALEEMGELLAATDALEADPADGAARARVDAFLAEAVERRAKLERQLAAADEFIARLSAR
- the rplQ gene encoding 50S ribosomal protein L17 is translated as MPKPTKGARLGGGPAHERLLLANLAAALFTHKSIKTTETKAKRLRPLAERLITKAKRGDLHARRTVLSTIGDKSVVHVLFNEIAPLVAEREGGYTRITKVGNRKGDNAPMAVIELVLEPVTPKAKNSSTSSKAAAADASAEPAAPAESAAPVANENETAEPAEVEEAGAAADDKLGEALVDNEAGDEEAAEEADAPEADAK
- a CDS encoding DNA-directed RNA polymerase subunit alpha encodes the protein MLIAQRPTLTEEKISEFRSRFVIEPLEPGFGYTIGNALRRSLLSSIPGASVTSIRIDGVLHEFSTIPGVKEDVTEIILNIKQLVVSSERDEPITAYLRKTGAGEVTAADISAPAGVEVHNPELVIATLNSDAKFELELTIERGRGYVSATQNRNEYAEAGQIPVDSIYSPVFKVSYRVDATRAGERTDFDKLILDVETKASMLPRDAVASAGRTLVELFGLARELNVEAEGIEIGPAPVETVLSNELSMPIEDLDLSVRSYNCLKREGINTVSELVALSETQLMNIRNFGQKSVDEVRDKLVSLGLSLKDSVPGFDGTGFYSGYDEESL
- the rpsK gene encoding 30S ribosomal protein S11, translating into MAAPKSAARKPRRKEKKNIALGQAHIKSTFNNTIVSITDPSGAVISWTSSGGVGFKGSRKSTPFAAGLAAEAAARQAQEHGVKKVDVFVKGPGSGRETAIRSLQAAGLEVGSIQDVTPQAHNGCRPPKRRRV
- the rpsM gene encoding 30S ribosomal protein S13, whose amino-acid sequence is MARLAGVDIPRDKRVVIALTYIYGVGRTRSNEILAATGISPDVRVKDLSDDQLVALRDHIEGTYKVEGDLRREVAADIRRKVEIGSYEGLRHRRGLPVRGQRTKTNARTRKGPKRTVAGKKKAR
- the rpmJ gene encoding 50S ribosomal protein L36, whose amino-acid sequence is MKVNPSVKPICDHCKVIRRHGRVMVICKSNPRHKQRQG
- the infA gene encoding translation initiation factor IF-1; translation: MAKKDGVIESEGTIVEALPNAMFRVELDKPAGHKVLATISGKMRQNYIRIIPEDRVVVELSPYDLTRGRIVYRYR
- a CDS encoding DsbA family protein; its protein translation is MMATPGKKTNWFAIVISLIVVVAIVGVGALVVTMNNAATAPAEAPAAGVVNEETGGISIGDGPDVIEEYVDFMCPYCSQYWEGYSEYVGEKVKAGEATLVIHPISILDNASQGTQYSTRAASAAYCVAETNPDAFYSYVDRLFDNQPAESSKGLSDDELAKFADEVGAGDAASCIADHEYSDYVAERTEETPIAPGAGGISTPTIMVNDEFVQLTFQGPETDLEPLLAK
- the map gene encoding type I methionyl aminopeptidase, which gives rise to MSVFRRSPYKNAAQLRGMVAPGLITAASLDEVRRAIRPGMTTGELDAIANQVITGRGARSNFQMVRGYRHTTCISVNDQVVHGIPGERVIQPGDIVSIDSGAETADGWNGDSAITIVVPGGDPDVAARREELSRVTEGSMWAGIAALATASHLGEVGAAIQDHIEANPLSSGKPAGILRDYVGHGIGRKMHEAPSIFNYRTEERGADVRPGLTVCIEPMMTSGSEDVFVEDDDWTVSTVDGSDGSHWEHSVAVHDGGIWVLTAPDGGAAGLAPFGVVPAPLA
- a CDS encoding adenylate kinase, which translates into the protein MTAPRLLIVGPQGSGKGTQGVLVASAFDVPVVSTGDIFRANIAQGTELGRKVQAITDAGNLVPDEVTSEIVRDRLAQDDAAEGFLLDGYPRNAAQVRDLDAFLSDRGEQLDAVILLDVPREESIARIAKRAAEQGRSDDTEEAISKRLDIYESETAPILDVYGERGIVDRIDGVGSLDEITARIFDALEARGIVRVAA